In Plectropomus leopardus isolate mb unplaced genomic scaffold, YSFRI_Pleo_2.0 unplaced_scaffold27570, whole genome shotgun sequence, the DNA window tatattgaacAGTTTAATGTCATCAGCAAAGAAGTTTCTATTCGCTAAAACTCTGCAGCCAAACTTTATATTctaattacaaaataaagtcaatGCACTTCTGACAAAAAGTGAAACTGGTTCACAGCAAAATAGCAATAAGTGACATTAACAagcagaataaagaaaaagtccCCTGAACGTGCTGCTGATGACGAAGAGTCTGCGGAGTCGCTCGAGTCTTTGCAGCGAGGTGTCGAGGAGTTTTCACGGAGGCTCTGTGCACTTGTtgatctgttgttgttttgtgtttcagagtAAATACAAGGAGGCGGGTAAGAAGGAGCTGGTTAACAGTCTGTACTCTCTGCTGCCGGAGACCAAAGACACTCAGCATGCGAAGGAGCAAACTCAGCTGCACAGCGAGGTACAAAACAAGCTCCACTCGCCGTCCGTAAACTCCTCTCATATTTATGCAGGAGGCTCTGTTTATTCGCTATCACATGAGAACGCAATACCACGGGCTGGATTTGGATGAAATATGTAAAAGCTTCCAGCATTTTCATCTGTTAACCTGCTAAAATCCTACGAATGCTGTAAAActgtagaaacatcctaaaatcctattaatgtcctaaagtcacagaaatgcccttaaatcctggaaatgtcgcaaaattgtagaaatgccctaaaatctctaatgatgtcctaaaatctgtgaatcgtcctaaaatcctggaaacatcctaaaatcatagacaTTTCCTGATATTAGAAACGtctttaaatcctacaaactgagCGAAATCTTTAAAGAAGTTTCTAAATCTGCTGCGTCACAGCTGTGTTCAAAGTGCGAACACAGCCCAGACTcttactgattttgtttttttatgatattgaTGCACAGTGTAAAGATTTTTTGCGTATATTCCTGAATTAAAACTCATATATTTTGTGTTGCGTTGCAGAAAGCGTACAGGGAGGAGGGCAAGAAGGAGGCCGTCTGCAGTCTGTACGCACAGATGCCCCAAACAATCGAGACCGTCTTCGCCAAAGAGCTGACCAAGACGCAGAGCGATGTGAGTCCGTGACCTTTACGGTGTGACGTCATCAGAGACTGAGGTGACGGTTTTGCTTGCTGTCGTtactgttgtttgcagaaaaataacagcaaGTAAAAAAACTTCCAAATGTCCCTGcttccgtttcaaaataaaagtcctccgATAACATCTCTGCTGACAGAATCCCGTcagttgttgacattttattttgaaatacttgCAGGATCATGCTgttgacttcataaatgagaggaatttCTGCTTATAAATGTgaactgaatttttttaaaatactatcACACCAAAATTTGATGTATGCGATTAATTTAGGTTAATTAATCACAAAGCGTGTAATTAATTAgatgaatttttttgttgtttttagtatttCGACAGCCCGAGTAAATTTGTGTAATTAAGAGTGAATATCTTCAGACGTGTTGGATTATAATCCACCCAAAAAACGATGAGAGCAGCAGGCGAGGGGAGAAGACGGTTTCTAACTAAAGAGCAAACAGGAGATATTTAAACAGCGGCGTCCCAAGATGCTCTctgtttaacacacacacacacacacacacacacagagcggagggagttgtgtgtgtgttagtatcaTTTTGTCTGCCGAGGCGTGAACACAGAGAGCAGCTGTGTTGTGCTCCACCG includes these proteins:
- the LOC121937832 gene encoding nebulette-like, yielding MAATHSESKYKEAGKKELVNSLYSLLPETKDTQHAKEQTQLHSEKAYREEGKKEAVCSLYAQMPQTIETVFAKELTKTQSD